CTCCATCAGTCATCAGTACAGGTGTGTATCTCCATCAGTCATCAGTACAGGTGCGTATCTTCATCAGTCAACAGTACAGGTGTGTATTTCCATCAGTCAACAGTAAAGGTATGTATCTCCATCAGTCATCAGTACAGGTGTGTATTTTCATCAGTTAACAGTACAGGTGTATTCCCATCAGTCAACAGTACAGGTGTGTATCTTCATCAGTCAACAGTGCAGTTGTGTATCTCCATCAGTCATCAGTACAGGTGTGTATCTTCATCAGTCAACAGTACAGGTGTGTATTTCCATCAGTCAACAGTACAGGTATGTATCTCCATCAGTCATCAGTACAGGTGTGTATCTCCATCAGTCATCAGTACAGGTGTGTGTATTCATCAGTCAACAGTACAGGTGTGTATCTCCATCAGTCATCAGTACAGGTGCGTATCTTCATCAGTCAACAGTACAGGTGTGTATTTCCATCAGTCAACAGTAAAGGTATGTATCTCCATCAGTCATCAGTACAGGTGTGTATTTTCATCAGTTAACAGTACAGGTGTATTCCCATCAGTCAACAGTACAGGTGTGTATCTTCATCAGTCAACAGTGCAGGTGTGTATCTCCATCAGTCATCAGTACAGGTGTGTATCTTCATCAGTCAACAGTACAGGTGTGTATTTCCATCAGTCAACAGTACAGGTATGTATCTCCATCAGTCATCAGTACAGGTGTGTATCTCCATCAGTCATCAGTACAGGTGTGTGTCTTCATCGGTCAACAGTACAGGTGTGTTTCTCCATCAGTCATCAGTACAGGTGTGTGTCTTCATCAGTCAACAGTACAGGTGTGTATCTCCATCAGTCATCAGTACAGGTGCGTATCTTCATCAGTCAACAGTACAGGTGTGTATTTCCATCAGTCAACAGTAAAGGTATGTATCTCCATCAGTCATCAGTACAGGTGTGTATTTTCATCAGTTAACAGTACAGGTGTGTATTCCCATCAGTCAACAGTGCAGGTGTGTATCTTCATCAGTCAACAGTACAAGTGTGTATCTCCATCAGTCATCAGTACAGGTGTGTATCTTCATCAGTCAACAGTACAGGTGTGTATTTCCATCAGTCAACAGTACAGGTGTGTATCTCCATCAGTCAACAGTACAGGTGTGTATATCCATCAGTCATCAGTTGAGAgatgggggacaccctggacaggaccCTGCAACACAGGGCAAACAGATTTTCACACACTCACCTATTGGGACAATTCTGAGTTTCCAACTAATCGCAGGTCAATatttgtgggaggaagctggagttctCACAGGAAGCCCATATGCTTGGGGAGGAATGTTAACTTCactcagaaaggccacagccaagaCACATCGACACTGACCTACAACCATCTCAATACAAGGTCACTGTGCCACCATGTAAATTCATGCAAACATTCCTCAtaaacatttgtgtttatttttctggTCAGATCCATACATTTTAAACATTGTTAAACCGTAAAATGTTTCCAGTACATTTTATTGTGTTCACTCATTCTCAAAGTTTGTCCATTTTGACTACTTTTCAGGAGACATTCTCCCAAATTTGAAAAAGGAAACCGAGTCGTTTCTGCTAATTTGTCTAATGGAGCAGTTAACATCGGTAACTCCATGTTTTTCATTCTACTTTCAGCAGATCCTTGTTGAGCTTATTCCACAATATTACTCTGATTTCCCGAGAGGTGAAGCTGTTAATCCAGTGAATAATTAGTGTCAAGGGAGAGAATGAACAGCTGATCAAAATGCTGAATCAAAGGGACGATCAGAGCTTCAGCTGTCATGGAACATTTTTATGCTTCACTGATTAAATCAGagtaatcagtgtgtgtgtgtgtgtgtgtgtgtgtgtgtgtgtgtgtgtgtttgtgtgtgatcaCAAAACTTAAATTCTTCACAAtgttttcaaatgtaaaaacaaaaacattgtttGATCCCATCAGATTATTTAATCCTGATGCGTTTTGACAAGAGTATGTCAGGGGGAATCTGAAGGAAAACACGGAAAGTGTCAACCTGTTGGATTAAACCGACTGTGAGCTTGGTCATCAATCATCTGTTCATGTGTGATTGATTTATACATGAGCAAATTGCTGTCctgtttaccccccccccccccccacacacacacacacacacacctctcacaTAAATGTTGGTCACAGGAGCTTCTGTAGCTGCCTGACCGAGGAGGATGCCATGTCAGAGGTTCTCACTGTAGATgctgttttatttgggattttggtCTTTTCTGGTATTCTGGGAAACATCTTGGTCATTTATGTGGTGAGTTTCTGTAGTTGTGGAGAGGTCAGTGTTAAGCCTCAGACTGACCCCATTCTACCTTGTTCCAGGTGTTTCTGTCTGCCTCTGAGAGTCCAGCTCGGAGACTCGCCCCGTCAGACACGCTTTTAGTGCACCTGTCTCTGGCCAACCTGCTGACCTCACTTTTCCGCACGGTGCCGATTTTTGTTTCGGACCTGGGCCTGGAAGTGTCTCTGTCTGCAGGCTTGTGCAGGCTCTTCATGCTACTGTGGGTGTGGTGGCGAGCTGTGGGCTGCTGGATGACCCTGATGCTCAGCATCTTCCACTGCACCACCCTGCGGCGACAGCACGTGACCTTTGGACCTCTTGTGCTGCAGAAGGAGAGGAGACAGGTGTGGGCAGTGGTGGGGCTGGTGTGGGGGGCAAACTTTTTCTTCTCTACCCCGGCGCTGGCTTACACGACCCACGTTCACAGCAACGCCACTGTGAAGCTGATGGTGATCAGCTGCACCACTCGGCCTCTTCTGGGCTGCATCTGGGAGTTCCCCTCCACCCAGCAAGGCTCAGCCTTCGCCTCCACCTCACTTGCTCTCAACGAGATTCTCCCACTGATGCTGATGATTTTCACTAACTTAGGCACACTTCACGCTCTGTCCAAACACATCCGAGCAGTGAGGTCAGGGACAGAGTTACACGGGGAGCTGAACAAACATGTGTCTGCTGAACGTAAAGCAGCTCATGTAATCATGTGTCTAGTGCTGCTCTTCGTGGTCTGCTGGACGCTGCAGGTTGCTGCTGTGACGTATTACAACTATGATAGGGGGCGccatgcagaaaggctgctgACTGTGGCTCATTTTTCTGCCTCGCTCTTTGTAGGATTCAGTCCCTTGGTGGTGGCTCTGGGACACGGGAAACTCAGGCGGAAAATCAAGTGTATGTTTCTGGTTTGGGCGAACGTTCAATGTTACAAGAAAGAGACGAAAAATGGGAGCGACTCTCCAAAGTCGGAGGAAAAACCAAGTGTGTCTGTTGAACTCAAAAGAAATAAAGTGAAAAATAAAGTTCAATCAAACAAATGATGGAAAAGACTGCACCATGGAAACTTCTTTAGTTTCATTTACTATTTTATGAGCCAGATGTTGAGTCAGAGAGATACTATTTTGTAcatgttttaaccctctggaggcaggtgttgcagatttgcaacgtaaaaacctacctacctggggtctcatttatcaaacattgtgtagaatccttactaaaaccgtacttacgctcagcaaaaaaaaaaaagtgcttacgccaagtaggtttgtgatctatcaaacatggagtacacacagctgcacgcaatctccgcttcataaatcggagactaacgagaatgtttctcagctgcattttagtcacatcacgccctcaccacgcccacttactgccataaatggtcaatgcaaagcgcCTTGTGGATCGCATGCATACACattagccggctgttgcagcgctccaccaatgacatggcgaccgtagatcaaggcagatcaaggaagcgcaatttcacagaagcagaagttgaggtacttgtgggtgaggtggagaaaaggaaggaagtgcttttgcaaaacaaataagagaaaatccacggagtggcacagctctgctgaagccgtcaatgttgtgttcttcagagagatctgtggcagatataaaaaaaatggtccaatcaggattcaatccccagactcctgatTGAGTCgcgcgcactaaccagtcagccaaacagagatctcccctgttcaagtaggcagggcgcatgatcaatcgggtcacagtgacaggacacacactgtcacagatgcatgacattctgtctcaatctgtccccctgctgatattctgcattccgtattctgcgcttcaggctgtgcgtgtgtgagtgcgcgcgcacgtgtgtgtgtgtgtgtgcatgctttggAGTTGTTGTACCACACCTAATTTATCATGTCACTGAAAATACTGCCCTCAAAACTGCTGCAATcgttttatgtgagagggatttagtccaAAGAACTACATAAAGAAGTTTTATCGACTACAAATTTATTATgacttaagaaaaaagtcatgATAATCTGTAGATTATTGGACTATATGGATATGGATGTTTCAAGATTAAAGGTGATTGGGAGAGGGAATCAAAAACCAGTACTTGTTGAGTTCCTAGGAATTGTTtgcaaacattaaaaacaattcCCTTATTAAATCCAGTCAGCGTGAGTGATGTCACCATGCACGTTTGGTGGCTGGTGCATTTattcagcaggaaacatggcgccaAAGCGAGCCAAACACTCAAAGGTTTGGTTAAACTTTGGGAGAAACAAAGCAACAGGGCAACTTGCAATATTTGCAAATAGATATTTCATCAAAGGGAGAAAACACGGAAAAGCAAAAGCATTTGTGCACAAAATACGTGataacttaggccctgtccacacttagccggggatctgccaaaacgtagatatttttctacgttttggcctgtcatccacacgaaaactgagttttttcacacgaaaacggatctttttaaaaactccggccaaagtgaagatctgtgttttctccgttttgggtgtctgcgtgtggacagacaaaaccggagttttaaggtccgcaacgtcactttccacgacaaaaaaatgctgacatcacgtgtgcgacctgtgtttacactagccgacagcatggaagccctcagagctgcgctcgctttatcaattgtccaagcgctttttgcttgtttgtttttgcaagcggaattactgctccttgcggaagaccacagaccaaggacgaggttaagaacgggggaagtactgacgcctacaggtctggcatgtccttaacaacgtatttatctgggtacgtgtggacagagtttttttttttaaaacgaggtggtgtggatgcaagtttttggaggggcggatattcatttttagaaaaacccggctacgtgtggactaggccttaatgtgAATGTTGTGTTTTTGACCTACTCTGGATTAGTGAACTTTGATGCAGCAGCAGCGGTgacgttcacacgtcctctcctgttaCTACATCAGCtaactaatcaactaacactgCCTATCATGTTAGCATCACTTGCCTTTGTCACGGCCACCTGCCTGGCCTCCAGCAACTCCAGGAGCCAGGACCATCCAGCACCACTGATCGCCCCTCCTCCTCTCCAGGCTGCTGATGAGCCCAGCTGAGCTCAACCCCACTGATGAACAACACCTGGGAGAAAAGGCTGTGCCATCCAGCAGTTCAGGGGTGCTGCTGTTCTCTAGGCCTCACCGGCTGTTCTAACCccgttgttttgtagcatgttgaTTCAAAAAAGGCCAATTTTGTGGGCTGATCCTGGAGGATCTTTGGTATGATTGTCTGTTGGTctctgttgagggtctgcccttatgaggaaattactatgcagtgattttctccaaaaagactgtgcttaaattgctctgaaaaagcaaataatcacatcagcgccaagaaactttatttcccatgatgctttgcatagGGAAGCaaggtgatgacgtcaccacaacAACCAGCTCAAAAACTATAAGTTTCAGCGAAAAACGAAACTTAACTGTTCCTTGTCCAGTATCACTGGCTGTAAAAGGACGCTCATTGCTGCTGCTCTGATCAACGTGAGCAGATCAAACACCGAACGCTGAAAGGCTGGGTTGGAAACCCAGCAGGCAAATCTACTTTTTCTGCATTCCTCCAGCTGAGGTGAAGGAAACGATCGCTGACTGAtaaactccaactccatcaggacctgactgggaacgagcggagcccatcccgctctcagagacgctgtaagttgtcaaactcagcacaaagaaACTAGCTGATTCCGTGGAGAGACACTCGTGGGGAGGAACAACGGAGTAAATCATCTGACCAGGGACGCCTTGCTTTGCCCGGAACAGCTGTTTTGCTCCTGCAAGTTTTATCTCATTCTCTCTTTTTATCTTTCTCGTCTCTTATAGTTCATAATAAGCAGTCGACCGTGTGACttgcttcaaattatcagacGGTTTTCTCTATCTTCCGTAATCAAACACGTTATAGATATATACCGTGAAGTAAgatcttttgtttattgtttatttaatctggGTTTGTCGGTAAACTGTGGCCAGGCTGCATCGACTctgttagattaaataatttacaagtgacctttgtTGTTTAAGAGTCTAAACTTTTGAAGTGTTGAAGTTTAAGTTTTGCTGTGAttttaagccactaagtgttcgggaaaggagAACTGGACAAGGGAGGGGAgagccacacacactcacagcttacAGCACACAGCTCAAGGACACTCTCCCTGCACACCTGCGCTGGAAAACAAAGCATTCattgatttcacacacacacacaccacacacacccactcacacacacactcatacgtgTTTTTATGGTTTGTCGGGGACTCACCACTGAAACAAATCCATCACGTGGGGACATCCTccattttacacacattttcaa
This sequence is a window from Nothobranchius furzeri strain GRZ-AD chromosome 3, NfurGRZ-RIMD1, whole genome shotgun sequence. Protein-coding genes within it:
- the ora4 gene encoding olfactory receptor class A-like protein 4 — its product is MSEVLTVDAVLFGILVFSGILGNILVIYVVFLSASESPARRLAPSDTLLVHLSLANLLTSLFRTVPIFVSDLGLEVSLSAGLCRLFMLLWVWWRAVGCWMTLMLSIFHCTTLRRQHVTFGPLVLQKERRQVWAVVGLVWGANFFFSTPALAYTTHVHSNATVKLMVISCTTRPLLGCIWEFPSTQQGSAFASTSLALNEILPLMLMIFTNLGTLHALSKHIRAVRSGTELHGELNKHVSAERKAAHVIMCLVLLFVVCWTLQVAAVTYYNYDRGRHAERLLTVAHFSASLFVGFSPLVVALGHGKLRRKIKCMFLVWANVQCYKKETKNGSDSPKSEEKPSVSVELKRNKVKNKVQSNK